ATACTCTGCCTGTTGTTTTCAGATCTGGAAAGAGGACAAAGTTCAGTCCCAGCTGTATGCTGATGCCTCCACTTTTCtgctatttccttttttttttatctttggcAGCAACTGGCTCTTTGACAAATTACTGTTGGAGAAGAATTGAAGAAAAGCTGCCCTGGATATTAACCTGCATATTTCCCTTGTAACTTGGATACTCatataaatctatatatatatatatgatatattatatattgtgtATTTTGAATTTCTGAGAATGTTGTGAAGCtatgttgttttacttttaggacaaagacagaagtgaaaaaGGACCGAGGGCGGGACTCTGGTTGGGGTCCAACATGTTGCTGCGtagttcacacaaacacagttggACTAGAGTCAGTCAATATGCACAGCTGAATGAGCACAATTCCTGAAGAAGTGTTTTGCAATGTATCATACCATAACATAAAAAGTGGGACCATTAAAAAAGGGtgttgttttacattaaatgtagGAGATTATAGGTGAGGAAACACTCTAATAGTGCTCCATATCTTTCTGCAGAGATAAGCCATGAACACACTGTAGATCAAATTACAAGGGTCAAAAGCATGGAGAGTTTTAACTAGGTTAGCACATGTCAgtgacattttgcttttttagaTATTAACTGAAGCTAAAATCGGGAGTGCTATTTACAACACTTGTCTGTAGTAAGTATCAGACAAATGTACACAATAattgtatttactgtatttgcAACCAGAACAAGATTGAAGAGTTCAGTTCACATTGATAGCAGGAGGAACACCCAAACCAAAAACACTGAGTCATGGTGTGGTTTTACTCTTGGGGGATGTAATGTAAAGAGCAGAGAATATGCACTGTATTGATCATTGTAGATAACAACATAGaagaatcaaaataaaagtatcaGTGTCTCTAAGGATCATGTGATCAAGGCAGTGACATATGATGATTTCTGTACTCAGCAGTCAGCTGATACAACATCAGCTGACTGGTGACTGAGAAAAGGATTGGTGACTTAAGGTGTTTCGCTTGGACTAGTTTGCTCGACCTGAAGTTACTCATTTACACTGTTTGATCCCTAAAGCATGAGGACACGCTGACCTGAATGAACTATAAAGATGCATATCGCTTAGTTTCAAGGGATCTgagctgaaatataaatatacatcaCGCCATTTAGTCAACACTAAAAGAGCAATGAAGAGAGTAAGGAATATCAGTCAGGCGAAGGACAAggtcaaatgtatttatacaaatatacacctttttttggggggtgggttGTTTTTAGTCACactcagaaataaaatacaatgcCATAGCAGATACATGTACATACACATATGATACACTTAGATGTTGACGCGAAATCATGCTGTTGAATATTCCTTAAGATAAATGAGTTaagattgaaagaaaaaaaaaaactttatttgtccACAGCCTTTACATGTACTTTGTCTTTGGCTTCTGGCACATAAAAACATGAGACTTTCTCAGAGGACAATTTGCGAGGCATTAGAGCAGAATTGTTGTAAAATACAGACAGCAAACTTGTTACTGAGTTCCTCATTTCTCTATTACAATAAGTTTGTCCATACagactttcacacacaaaataatcgtaatatatttcaatattcaGGCAATAATAATGTTATATTAGATATTAATAAGCACATCCGCTTTATGTTGTGATGCATTCGTCAGGGTaacaaaatataacagaataaaacagaatatCATCTTAACTCAtttgaaactgaactgaactggatCTCTGCAGGAGAGCTCATTATAAAGTGTTGACATTTCTATGACTACAAAGGAAGTCGTTGGGgattaaatgcaaatgaatgtgatgtaaattaaatttttacGACGCTTCGACATTTTCTTGAACGCGGAAACGCTGCACGCGGTCACCAGGCAACGCGCCTCGGCGTCCTCGACTTCGCACGGGATTCTGGGAATCCGAGGCCGGAGGCTCGAACGAccgccctttttttttttttgagcgaGGAGTCTAGTACAGCGGTACATACGTCGAGGGAAATATTATCCTGGAACAACTTTCGGAAGCAACATAACCAAACTCCAGGTATGTATGCCGATGGTTTACAGCTCTCACTTTGCCCCGGCGTGCTTTTAATCAGGAAACCTCTGTGGGAAAAGTGTATTTTAATGCGCGGTTTGATGACGTAATGTTGGTTGTCAAACGCGAAATGGCGAGTGTGCTAAGAGGCCCGTTACCTACAACACGTTGGCGCTATGGCGTGTTTATTTCTATCATGTTCCAATATATACACGACTACACAGGCATTTctagtccaggtgagtttggCTTTGGTGACATGGATCTATTGAATATGTGAAATTGTTTCTCTTAGCTCTGCGGGAGTAGGTTTGCTAGTTAAGCTAACGTCGAGCCGGGCTAGCTAAACTGTTTATTGAATGGGCTCCGTGAGTGTGTGATCGTGGTCTGAATTACATCCCCGTTCCCGTGTGTGGTATGTCAGGGATCTGCTGTTCAAATATATCCGTGCTGATATTTATTtcggggtttgtttgtttttcttttttgctggcCTCCGCTCTGACTTCCTCGTTCTGCGAAATGTTTCCCTGTAACGACTGTTACATCTAGACTCCGTGCTTCACAAAGTTGCAAGCAGTGGGTCCAAATCTTAtctcagtgttgtgtttctcCTATAACCTGGTTTACTATTGTCAAAAAAGGTATGTTGGATGATCTTACAAATATAATGTGACCAAATGTTTGAGGGGCAGCAGCGCTGCCTCGTGCTGGGCGATAGGAGGAAAAACCTTGAAGCGGTTTCATGTCCATTTTCCTCTGTTCCCTGCAGGGAAGGATCAAATAAATAATGGCGGCTGAAATGGAGGTGGAGTTGGATGGAAGAAATGAGTACCCGGCACATTACAAAGTTATGATGGACAAACTCAATGAACAACGGCAGCTGGATCAGTTCACAGATATAACATTAATTGTGGACGGTAAGTAGGTACACACAGCAGATCATACACATGATCCACATACTTCATAAATTTTTACAGCAATAAATCCTCTTTCCATGTTTCTTATCTCTTGCAGGACATCAGTTTAGAGCCCATAAAGCAGTTTTGGCAGCATGCAGCCAGTTTTTCCACAATTTCTTTCAGGATTTTACCCAGGAGCCACTAGTGGAGATAGAAGGTATTCTGTTCTCCAgttaaattcaataaaagtaATCACTAGGGGGGAGGAAATGAAATGGCActattgtgtctgtttttgtcatgttgtaAAATGAAAGTTTCATCAGAACCAGGTTCTGTGTTTGCCATTGTAATTTTTATGTAAATCAACCATCCAAAATAAATCTTAATGTGGTATTATAAAAGAGAACAGCTTTCGCTCATCACTGCTGGTCTGTAATATTTTAACAGGAGTGAGCAATACTGCCTTTAGCCAGCTGATGGAGTTCACATACACGGCCACACTAGCTGTaactggagaggaagaggcctATGATGTCTGGAAGGCTGCTGAATACCTCCAGATGCAGGAAGccatcaaggcacttaacaACAAGTAAGACATGCATGCGTTTATCCTGTCTACTGCTACAAAGGTTACATTTTGTCACTGTGTCACATCTCAACAAGAGCACATTTCAACTTGTAGGATAAATGAGAATCCTTCAGTGATGGCAAAGAGCAAAGGCAAAAAGAGGAAGATTGCTGAGACGTCTAATGTGATCACAGAAACTCTACCCTCGGTGGAAGGAGAGCAGGTCGGTATGACAGGATATTTCTTTGCAACGTGCTGAAATTTCAGTGACTACCTGCATGTCTCTGCCACTAAAATTCTTTCTTGGCGTTTCAACTACCTAAGGTATAAAGTCCACACAAGGTACCTCATATGTATGTTGTTCCCCAGGTGGAGATTGAGGTGATAGGGGAGGGGGCCATTGAAGTGGAGGAGTCTGGCTTGGAGGAGGTTGTTGATGCAGCAAAGAATGCTCAGGCGGCCTCAGATGACTCCGCTTTGGCTCTTCTTGCTGACATAACTAGCAAATATCAGCAAGGGGAACCTACTCTACAGGTTATGAAGAAGGACGGAATAGACGAGGTACTATCACCTTTTCACCAAACTTTAGTTTCATGCTCCTCTACACCATTGATTGGTAAACTGGGGATTACTGTGCAGTTCAATCCAAAAATGTGTTATTCCTGTGTTTGTCCTTGGCAGGAGGTCGTGTatcaggaggaaacagtgaCTGCCTCCAAGGTGCTGGAGAATGTTGAGATTGTAGAGGTCCAGATTTCCCAAGTAGACAACATGTTCCGCTGTAACAAATGTGACCGCAGCTTCAAGTTGTACTACCACCTCAAGCAGCACCTAAAGACACACCTTGGGTCACTGGAAAAGCCACATGTGTGCAACCACTGTGGGAAGGCCTACACACGAGAGGCCGCCTTGAAgcaacacatcaacacatttcatttcGATGTTGAGGAGATGTCTCGGAACCAGAAACCCCAAAAGAAAGTGCATATTTGTGAATATTGTAAGAAGCACTTTGACCACTTTGGCCACTTTAAGGAGCACTTACGGAAACACACAGGTGAGAAGAAATAATACAGTTAGTTGTGCTCAGTTTGCATTTTCTAAGGCACACAGCCAAATACTGAGCCGCAGATTTATCATTACATGCCAGCGTTTGTGTTCATCTTTAGGTGAAAAACCATATGAATGTCCAGATTGCCATGAGCGCTTTGCAAGGAACAGCACCCTGAAGTGCCATATGGCAGCCTGTCAGAATGGGGCTGGAGCCAAGAAAGGACGCAAGAAACTCTATGAATGCCAGGTACAGTCTGTTCAGAATCAAGCACTAGCCCACTAGTGCCTAATCGGGATGAGAAAAAGGATGTTTGGGCTGTTTTCTCTCCCGTTATGTAAATGTGATTATTGTTTGATAGATCTATTGATCTTCCTTGGGGACATCAATCTAGAGAACTGTGCCCCAATTTTGTTGTGCTAGTGTACACTGTAGGTCTGTGCAATAACAATAAAGACTCTTATCTCTTATCTATATCTTCTAGTGTATTAACTATGCTTTATCAGATCACCTCATTTgattattgtacattttattcTTCTGATTTATAATGTACGTCTTCCATGAACTACTGTTGTCTGTTCTAACTCACATTAGGTCTGCAGCAGTGTGTTCAACAGCTGGGACCAGTTCAAAGACCACCTTGTAAGCCACACAGGAGTCAAGCCCAACCACTGCACCATATGTGACATGTGGTTCACCCACCCTAAAGAGCTGAAGTCCCATCTTAAGGAAGTCCACTCCATCGAGGACAATAAGACAACTGAAGAATTGGTCCTTACTGACTCTGCCGCCACCGCTACCCTCGCCATAGCAACACAGAGCATAGATGGAGCTGAAACTGTCTTGATAGATGATGGGATTCAGGTCGAACACGTTACAGTGGAGCCCGTTGATgtgatggagatggaggagacggCAACAGTTGTGGTGGAAGACGGGGGGGTGACAGAGATGTGCGAGGAAGACATGGAGAGATTGAAGCAGGCTGGAGTTCAGATCCAGGTGGTGCATGTTACC
The nucleotide sequence above comes from Echeneis naucrates chromosome 9, fEcheNa1.1, whole genome shotgun sequence. Encoded proteins:
- the znf131 gene encoding zinc finger protein 131, coding for MAAEMEVELDGRNEYPAHYKVMMDKLNEQRQLDQFTDITLIVDGHQFRAHKAVLAACSQFFHNFFQDFTQEPLVEIEGVSNTAFSQLMEFTYTATLAVTGEEEAYDVWKAAEYLQMQEAIKALNNKINENPSVMAKSKGKKRKIAETSNVITETLPSVEGEQVEIEVIGEGAIEVEESGLEEVVDAAKNAQAASDDSALALLADITSKYQQGEPTLQVMKKDGIDEEVVYQEETVTASKVLENVEIVEVQISQVDNMFRCNKCDRSFKLYYHLKQHLKTHLGSLEKPHVCNHCGKAYTREAALKQHINTFHFDVEEMSRNQKPQKKVHICEYCKKHFDHFGHFKEHLRKHTGEKPYECPDCHERFARNSTLKCHMAACQNGAGAKKGRKKLYECQVCSSVFNSWDQFKDHLVSHTGVKPNHCTICDMWFTHPKELKSHLKEVHSIEDNKTTEELVLTDSAATATLAIATQSIDGAETVLIDDGIQVEHVTVEPVDVMEMEETATVVVEDGGVTEMCEEDMERLKQAGVQIQVVHVTTTEVDGQQVVNSQVEVAMEGEMVNVEEAEQAVVV